A DNA window from Ipomoea triloba cultivar NCNSP0323 chromosome 10, ASM357664v1 contains the following coding sequences:
- the LOC116033179 gene encoding uncharacterized protein LOC116033179, whose protein sequence is MRLQRLSSNSDYEKLKQFSEWIANIGDGEIQRQTIGCENNIIPEENLLKCSGDPIATIMESTYPSYSNIFYDPTYLEKRAILAPTLDVVDSINEYMTSLNTYEGNIYFSFDSACKSDSNVDLLADVHTPEFLNEIKFSGVPNHELRLKVGTTVMLLRNIDHSVGLCNGTRMIITKLGNHVLEANVLSESSASHKILIPRMSLAPSDLRLPFKFQRRQFPLIIS, encoded by the coding sequence ATGCGACTTCAAAGATTATCCTCAAATAGTGATTATGAAAAGCTAAAGCAATTTTCAGAATGGATTGCGAACATAGGAGATGGAGAAATTCAGCGGCAAACAATTGGATGTGAAAACAATATTATTCCAGAAGAGAATTTGTTGAAATGTTCTGGAGATCCCATTGCAACTATTATGGAAAGTACATATCCATCATACtccaatattttttatgatcCAACATACTTGGAAAAGAGGGCAATATTGGCTCCAACACTTGATGTTGTTGACTCTATCAATGAATATATGACTTCTTTAAACACATATGAAGGAAATATATATTTCAGCTTTGACAGTGCTTGCAAATCAGATTCAAATGTTGATCTATTAGCTGATGTGCACACACCTGAATTTTTGAATGAGATCAAGTTTTCTGGTGTGCCTAATCATGAACTCAGGCTAAAAGTAGGTACTACGGTTATGCTCTTGAGAAATATTGACCACTCAGTTGGTTTGTGTAATGGGACAAGGATGATTATTACTAAACTTGGAAATCATGTTTTAGAAGCAAATGTATTATCTGAAAGTAGTGCAAGTCATAAAATCTTGATTCCAAGAATGTCATTAGCTCCTTCAGATTTGAGActgccttttaaatttcaaagaagacaattcccTCTAATCATCTCTTAA